The Hevea brasiliensis isolate MT/VB/25A 57/8 chromosome 1, ASM3005281v1, whole genome shotgun sequence genome has a window encoding:
- the LOC110634095 gene encoding probable glucuronoxylan glucuronosyltransferase IRX7 has product MVEFKRPLIKNNRGFYVKMKLVHRHGRLQAQQEKSSNLFFKYYKWLLWVSLSLYFFSSYFITHKPIPMYKTEYFSKSTIVSRVLFESTNSTFLQHPKNNQGLLKDLKIYIYELPPKYNTKWLANERCSNHLFASEVAIHRALSNSDDVRTFDPYEADFFFVPVYVSCNFSTVNGFPAIGHARSLLSSAINLISTNFPFWNRSQGADHVFVASHDFGSCFHTLEGRAMEDGIPKFLKNSIILQTFGVKYDHPCQDVENVVIPPYVSPESVRLTLQKAPLNGRRDIWVFFRGKMEVHPKNVSGRFYSKKVRTEIWRKFNADRRFYLQRHRFAGYQSEIVRSVFCLCPLGWAPWSPRLVESVALGCVPVIIADGIQLPFPTAVPWPEISLTVAEKDVAKLGRILEHVAASNLSIIQKNLWDPAVTRALLFNNEIKEGDATWQVLDALAQKLDRSRRTVRILEQ; this is encoded by the exons ATGGTGGAGTTTAAGAGACCACTTATCAAGAACAACAGGGGATTCTATGTAAAAATGAAGCTTGTACACAGACATGGAAGGCTTCAAGCACAGCAAGAGAAAAGCAGCAATCTCTTTTTCAAATACTACAAATGGCTTCTTTGGGTTTCTTTGTCTCTTTATTTCTTCAGCTCTTACTTCATTACCCACAAGCCTATTCCTATGTACAAGACTGAATACTTCTCCAAATCCACTATAGTTTCTCGTGTCCTCTTTGAATCCACCAACTCCACATTTCTTCAACACCCCAAGAACAATCAAG GTTTATTGAAGGATTTGAAGATATATATCTACGAATTGCCCCCGAAATACAACACGAAGTGGCTAGCCAACGAGAGATGCAGCAACCATTTGTTTGCTTCGGAGGTAGCTATTCACAGAGCACTATCAAACAGCGATGATGTCCGGACATTTGACCCTTATGAAGCTGATTTTTTCTTTGTCCCTGTCTACGTGTCCTGCAATTTCAGCACCGTTAATGGCTTCCCTGCAATTGGTCACGCCAGGTCTCTCCTCTCTTCCGCCATCAACCTTATTTCcaccaacttccctttctggaacCGCTCACAGGGAGCTGACCATGTCTTTGTTGCCTCTCACGATTTTGGCTCTTGTTTCCACACTCTG gaggGGAGGGCTATGGAGGATGGGATACCAAAGTTCTTGAAGAATTCGATCATATTACAGACTTTTGGCGTCAAATATGACCACCCTTGTCAAGACGTAGAGAACGTGGTGATTCCACCTTATGTCTCTCCGGAAAGTGTACGGTTGACCCTTCAAAAAGCTCCGTTGAACGGCCGGCGAGACATTTGGGTGTTCTTCAGGGGCAAGATGGAAGTTCACCCCAAGAACGTTAGTGGACGATTTTACAGCAA GAAGGTTAGGACGGAGATATGGAGGAAATTCAACGCCGACCGGAGGTTTTACTTGCAGAGACACAGATTTGCCGGTTACCAGTCAGAGATAGTACGGTCGGTGTTTTGTTTATGTCCATTGGGGTGGGCCCCATGGAGTCCAAGACTGGTCGAATCCGTAGCGTTGGGTTGCGTGCCGGTAATAATAGCCGATGGTATCCAGTTGCCTTTCCCTACCGCTGTTCCTTGGCCGGAGATATCCCTCACGGTTGCGGAAAAGGACGTGGCAAAGCTGGGGAGGATTCTTGAACACGTGGCGGCCTCTAATTTGTCAATTATCCAGAAAAACCTCTGGGACCCAGCAGTGACGCGGGCCCTACTTTTCAACAatgagataaaagaaggagacgCGACGTGGCAGGTGCTTGACGCCCTGGCACAGAAGCTGGATAGGTCGCGTAGGACAGTGAGAATTTTGGAACAATAA